The genomic stretch cttgctgaattgccccttttattagtacgtagtggccttctttgtctctcaaaacatccctgcatttgaagtctattttatctgagattaatattgctacatctgctttcttttggctgtagcttgcatgaaatatttttttccatcctttcactttcagtttctttgtgtccctgtgtctaagatgagtctcttgtatgcaacatattgatggttcattttttttgatccattctgcgaatctatatcttttaattggggagtttaatccatttacattcaacgttataaccgtgaaggcatttcttgaatcagccatcttatcctttggtttatgtttgtcatatttttcccctctgtctattaatatcctttattgtacccataccgaatctctttagtactgaacctttctccaagtctctctgtcctttctttgtttctctgcctgtagggctcccttgagtatctccagtagggcaggtctcttgttagcaaattctctcagcatttgtttgtgaaaaatttaagctctccctcaaatttgaaggagagctttgctggataaagtattcttggctggaaatttttctcactcagaattttaaatatatcgtgccactgccttctcgcctccatggtggctgctgagtagtcactacttagtcttatgctgtttcctttgtatgtggtgaattgcttttctcttgctgctttcagaacttgctccttctcttctgtgtttgatagtgtgatcagtatatgtctcggagtgggtttatttggatttattctatttggagttcgctgagcatttatgatttgtgtatttatgttgtttagaagatttgggaagttttccccaacaatttctttgaatactcttcctagacctttacacttttcttccccttctgggacaccaatgagtcttatatttggacgtttcatattatctatcatatccctgaggtccatttcgattttttcaatttttttccccattctttcttttatgctttcattttccattctgtcatcttcgaggtcactgattcgttgttcaacttcctctagtcttgcactatgagtgtccagaatctttttaatttggtcaacagtttctttaatttccataagatcatccattttttaatttagtcttgcaatgtcttctttatgctcttctagggtcttcttgatttcctttatctcccatactatggtctcattgttcatctttagttctttgagtagctgctctaggtgctgtgtctcttctggtattttgatttgggtgcttgggcttgggttatccatatcgtctggttttttcatatgctttataattttctgttgtttttggcctcgtggcatttgctgaacttgatagggttcttttaggatttgtagaccaattgaagtccttatctctaatttatcagatctacagcttcgtggagtacactttctctaactaaccagcaggtggcgtccacgagccacctgttctccacgagccagttctcccctgcttagccttttttgtgagtgggggagtgagtcttgtggggtccaattggtgtaccaagcttgcgtgtgtagttggtgttgcctgccctgtatatggggcgtgtttctgggcagtcaggggggggggtggctctaacaatcaaatctccctggtgctcctagagttttaaagctgctgcaatagtctaattcttcagttcagtcctgccacagtttgtctctgccactgacccacaagtccttggtattggcgtatggctcctgagacttgcaagtgggcccctcttccaggccgtgcaccccgggtcctctgttgagggatgactgtgctatgtcacaggtgagtgccgtccccccagggcagttctgggctgctgggctgtgtagggaggctcccagtctgctgaaatgatggctgaatggggctttgttaattcacactgctctaccttcccaactctgggacaatcagctgaggttgcagggaaggctaatgtccacgcccagttttgtggtgtgtgcctgttatttgaagcacttccgtcacactgggttgtctggggcagttctgggctatggggctggcgatgggcaggagtgtttcctgtccaccaagatgatggctgtgagcggacatcctttcccccttttctttgggacatcctttcccccttttcttgggaagttgtggtgtttagtgaattttctcagccactggattattgcgttttgtctcagagctctcctagttctgctcttgacttgacctgcccaaatagcaagtctttgaagctttctgtattgggcttcttagagtaattgttttagaaaaagaaaaaaggattaaaaaaaaaaacaaacaaacaaaaaaaaaggggccctcctcagagatctaatgggttattgaaatgctaagagacaaagcaaccagggccattaaggaaaggtccacagggcagagagatcagcttttcttcgggatttgcatatgcgcctcagggcccttcccctttctatgttcaccagaactccaaaaatcctccgcttttattttggagtttttcgtgttgttttttttctatgcctgtctcctctctgctgggctggctgctctcagattctctggtgtctggtctcagtctatctatggttggagtttgaatcagtagaatgagtttccgataagcgcagccactgcagttctcccttctccttcccggagctgacagcccctcctcccccgggactgagcctggcagggaggggcgcgggtcccctggccgcaaaaacttacagatttcgctgatctcagcagttccacgttttcatgagtgttgtatgaagtatgcccaaagtcagattgctctgtggtgtccagtccacgcagttcctggctttctacctactttcctggaggagtaactaaaacatacagctcaccagtctgccatcttgccccggctcccctgcccatcttttgataccatAAAACAGAgttgcagttcagggagacagagttTTAGGCTTATAGGccttctgatctcctgcttcccgcttagcaataaactctttctctctttgaaaccccagtgtctcaggaattggtcatttgagcacatcaggcagagaaccctccacttttgattggtatcatCTCCATCGCTAAGCACCATGTTTTAAACCTAGTTCAACCTTAAATGTTTGAAGAAGAGAGCAGATTAGTGTGAAGACCAGCAAAGCAATAGCTGATTTATCTGTTGGGGCCTGACatacaatttcttttttcactacCTACAGGGTCAAATTTAGTTGTAAAATCATAAACCCAGAAATGCTGAAATCTGCTTTACTTCTGAATATaaaagctgcaaataaataaataaataaataaataaaaataaataaataagttttaaCCACCTTTCAATCTAAATCTAAATTTAGGAGAAGTAGTGGCATTGAGAATGGCTTGCTGTATTCTTTGCCAATGCTGATAcaggaaaataatttgtttttgccttgtcaaaaattaaattatgctTTTTTGGTGAGTATGCTCCAGTAGAACTCTCATTCTAAGCCACAACAGGCCCTCACAGGTAAAAATTGCATACCCGGTTTATATCAGTTTCTTGAAGACTTGCTTCGACTAGGTTAAGATTATAGTCTGTTTTTATAGAAGGATCACCTTAAAATGTTGCTGAATCCGTACCCTTGTAATATTAGCCTTTATCAAAAGACACTATCTCATAAGCCCTTGACTTTATTCTCAATTGAATGtagtgccagaaaaaaaaaaaaaaaacaactctgtaGGTAATTGTGAGGAACCTTTTGGTGAATATTGAAAACACAGGAAACTAAAAGTACTTTTTATGCACTGGCCAGATAActtgcaaatttattttttaagaactgCACTAATGATAATGAGCTCATCTTGGATCTGATAACTTGTATTCCTTTCCTTTGGTTTTTGAATGGTTGTTGATTGGATTTGATTTAGCAAGCCCTTTCCTACCTTTATTAGAAGTAAGTAGAACACATTATAGTGTCATATAACACCACCCAAGGTGAAGGTGCCCGTAAGCCATCTGTTTCACCCCCTCATTATATAAATGTAGAAAATGAAGCCTCAATAAATGATGAGGCTCAAACTGATGAGGTGGCAGAACTGGTATCCCTACACTTTAAATCTAGGACTATCGTACCACTTTGCCAAACAAATATGACACTACGTAGTCTTTGCGACTTAATCTCGATTTGACTTTACACCGTTAATTCCCACTTTTCACAACCAGAACCAGCAACCACAAACGCGGAGAGCGCACCCCTCAAGGTAACCGATTCTCAGCACAATCACATAAAAGCAAACCAACCAAGTTTTAAACCGGCGAACGCTCATCTTCGGATTGTAGCAAATTGTAAAAATCGAGGCATATAAATTAAAGGTCGTTTTTGGCAAGCAATTTAGAGCAAGTATCGCCTCACTTCTTTTAGACCTCCCGGCTAACGGTCCCGATTTGCATAGAGGTTTTAAGAATGGAAGACTTGAACTTCTCAAGTCACGTTACGccttgtagaaatggaaaatttctagGGGGTTTATTATAATCGTGGGAGCAGGTATTGAAATCAGAATTGCTGCCGAAAAGATTTCAACTTTCCAGGAGTTCTGGCACTCAAGATATCGCTACTACCGACCGCCACCTTAACCCCCGCATCCTGAAACTCGCTTCCAATCTTATATACTGTTATCTAACAGTGCCCAGCACTTTTGTTGGCTAGATGGTTGGCCCTAAAAAGGGCCTTTGGAATTATAGCAcgtaaaatggaaatagtattTTAACCTCCGAAGCCATAGAGGGTGCGTCCCTGGCGTTTGAGGGCGTACACCACATCCATGGCAGTAACAGTTTTACGCTTGGCGTGCTCAGTGTAAGTGACTGCGTCCCGTATAACGTTCTCCAGAAATACCTTCAGCACACCTCTCGTCTCCTCATAAATAAGGCCAGAAATCCGCTTAACCCCTCCACGCCGAGCGAGACGCCGGATGGCTGGCTTTGTAATCCCTTGGATGTTGTCTCTCAAAACCTTGCGGTGACGCTTAGCACCACCTTTGCCTAagccttttcctccttttcctctcccaGACATGGCTGACACACCTAGAAGAAACTTACAGTGTTACCAAATGTGACCCTTCTCCTGATATAGAAGAGTATCGGACCAGATTGAAAACAGAAAGCGCACCAGCGGGAAGAGTGCGAACTTGTCCACGCCCTCTTGAGATTTCGTCATTTCTGCTacttccctccccctctcctctccaCTTGTCCCTTTTTCTGACTTACATTTTTGTCGGTAGTTCCCGGGAGAATTTAAATCAGAACACGAAGTTTCCGGATTCAGCAGCtgtttttgcctctttcttctctccattgTAAGCTCCCCGAAGGCGTTAAATTTAGGCTAAGAGGAAAGGTCTTCCGGGTgaaagagcagaggaagagaaaatacCTTTTCTAGAGATGGGAGGGAGAGAGTGCCGGAATTTGGAGAATGGACAGAGAAGAGAGCACCAGCGCTCGCTCTGGTCCCAAAAAAGGGTTTCAAGATTCTCTGGCTTCTGAACCACAATCTGCAACAAAAACAGTTCAGATAGCTAGGTTGACAGCCTGATGAGGCAGGCGATCTCTAGAGCAGCGCAtctggtgtgtgagtgtgtgtgtgtcagggggtggggggtcctcCAAAATTCCTGAATCTAGTTTATTTTGTTGATCCGAGGCATGGATTTTCAGCTCACCCAGGAGAAATCAGATCCTAAGAAAATTGGTCGCACCATATTGTCAAGCCTACCTTCTTAAGGAGGCCAGTGAATCCCAACACGCTGTCACCCAAAGCTCTGCTGAaagaaacaatatttgtcctttagaaTGGACCCGtgtttccagccaagaattcagTTCCCGAATTGTGTCATGTTTCAGGATCCTACATGGAGCTAGGAAAGTCTGTTGAATTGGGTTTTGCAAGAGGACCTCTACTTTAAACCAAGACTCACTACCAGAAACTGCCCTATGAAACTGAGTGCTTAACAAGTGCAGGGCCCTCTGTAGGAGAATCCACAAGAATTTATCTTGGTTTCTGCATCAGaaagaattcatttatttatttatttttgaaaaatgtttactATCTTAAAAAAGTCTTATGTGCCCTGTTTCATCTCTCCTTTGGCTCTGTCTACCTTCTCTATGCTGATGAATCCCAGCTATATCTTCATCCAGACTTCTAGGCTCCAGACGTGTTTTCTTTAGCCATTTAAAACTAACTCTTCAAAACACAAAATCTAAATACAAAATCTCCAAGGTGATTCTCA from Choloepus didactylus isolate mChoDid1 chromosome 2, mChoDid1.pri, whole genome shotgun sequence encodes the following:
- the LOC119526754 gene encoding histone H4, whose product is MSGRGKGGKGLGKGGAKRHRKVLRDNIQGITKPAIRRLARRGGVKRISGLIYEETRGVLKVFLENVIRDAVTYTEHAKRKTVTAMDVVYALKRQGRTLYGFGG